The DNA region GGGCACAGCCGCATGTTGGCCAGCAGGCTGATGCCTTCGATGAAGCTCGTGGCGTGTTCCTTGGGGCCGGTGATGACCAGCCAGCCCGAGCGGTAACCTGCGACGCGATAGGCCTTGGACAGGCCATTGAACGTCAGCGTCAGCACATCCGGCGCCACGCTCGCCATCGCGATGTGCTCGGCTTCGTCGTAGAGGATCTTGTCGTAGATCTCGTCGGCGAGCAGCATCAATTCGTGCTTGCGCGCCAACTCGGCGATCTGGGTCAGCACCTCTCGGGGATACACCGCACCGGTCGGGTTGTTCGGGTTGATCACGACGATCGCCTTGGTGCGGTCGGTGATCTTGGATTCCAGATCGGCGATGTCGGGCTGCCAGCCCTGGGTCTCGTCGCACAGGTAGTGCACGGGGGTGCCGCCCGCCAACGACGTCGACGCCGTCCACAACGGGTAGTCCGGAGCGGGGATGAGGACCTGATCGCCGTTGTCCAGCAGCGCCTGCAGCGTCATCGTGATCAGCTCGGAGACGCCGTTGCCCAGATACACGTCGTCGATGTCGAAGCGCGGGAACCCGTCGACGAGCTCATAGCGGGTGAACACGGCGCGGCGCGCGCTGACGATGCCCTTGGAATCGGAGTAGCCCTGCGCGTACGGCAGCGCCGAGATGATGTCGCGCATGATCACGTCGGGTGCTTCGAAACCGAACGGCGCCGGGTTGCCGATGTTGAGCTTGAGGATCCGGTGTCCCTCGGCTTCGAGGCGCGACGCATGCTCGTGTACAGGTCCGCGGATCTCGTACAGGACGTCCTGCAGCTTGCTCGACTGCGTGAACGTGCGCGGCCGGCCGTGCTGGCCGGTTGCGTGCCACGGCAACTGATGGGTGCTCACATCGAGAAGTCTCCCACGGTTGTCCACGTGTTTTCCGGCGCAGGCCGGGTCAAGCGCGACCGGTCCGCGTTCTGAGCGCGCCCAGTTCAGTCCTCTGCTCCCCTGTTGCCGTCCCTTCCGGGCTGGCCGGCCTGGCCGGCCGAGCCTGACTGTCCGTCGTTGCCGGCGACTCCTGGGTTTCCGGTCTTCCCGTCTCTGCCGTCGGCGCCTGCCGATCCGGCTGTGCCATTCGCGCCGGCCGAGCCGGTCTCGCCGGTCTGGCCGCCGGCTCCCGTCTGGCCTGCGGCGCCCCTGCCACCGAACAGTCCGCCGTCCCCGCCCTCTCCGGACGCTCCGCCCCGGCCGCCCGCGCCTCCCGCGCCCCCCGAACCGCCCTGTCCTGCAGCGCCGCCCTCGCCCCCCGAACCGCCCTGCCCGGCAGCACCGCCCTGACCGGCCGCGCCGCCCTTGCCGCCGGCGCCGGCCGCGCCCCCGGGCCCTGCCGCACCCCCCTGGCCACCTGCACCGCCGGTCGCCGGCCCGATGATGGTCTCCGCGTTGCCGCCGTCGCCGCCGTTGCCACCGTTGCCGCCGGCCGCGCCGTTGCCGCCTCGTCCGCCGTTTCCGCCGATGCCTCCGGTGCCGCCGTCGCCGCCATCCCCGGCGGTGCCGCCCTCGCCGCCGTCACCGCCCGCACCGCCGTTCCCACCGGCGCCGCCGTTCCCACCGATCCCGCCGCTGCCGCCGGCGCCTCCGCGGCCGAAGAACCAGCTGCCGTGACCGCCCTTGCCGCCGGCACCTGCGGCGGTGCCGGCCTTACCCCGACCACCGGCGGTACCGTCGGTTCCGGCGAGCCCGGCCGTGCCCGCGTCGCCGTTGCCCCCGGCGCTGCCCGTGGGCCCGGCCTGGCCGTCGCCTCCAGACTGGCCCGCTGCGCCCGCACCACCGTTTCCACCCCCTCCGCCGGCGCCGCCGTTCGCGGCTCCGTAGGCGACGGCAGCATCACCGCCCCGGCCGCCGTTGCCGCCGTTGCCGCCGGTGGTGCCGTTGCCACCGAAGCCTCCGTTCCCGGCGGTCTGACTACCCGCGGCGGCACCCAGATCGTCAGCGCCGCGACCCCCGTTACCGCCCGGGTTGCCGTCTTTGCCGTTCAAACCGCTCTCGAACCCTTCACCCTCGAAACCGTCGCCGCCGTCCTCACCCGGCGTCCCGATCGGGTTGATGCCATTGGCCCCGTCGGCGCCGGCCGCCCCCACCCCGCCGCTGGAACCGTCTCGGCCGTCGGCGCCGTTGTCACCACGGGCTCCGTCCTGGCCGTCGTCGCCGGAAGTGCCTGTGCTGCCGGCGATCCCGTTGCCGCCGTTACCGCCGGCGCCGCCGTTGCCGAGCAGGATTCCCGCATGTCCGCCGTTGCCCCCGACAGCACCGGCCCCGCCGTTGCCGCCCGCGCCGCCGTTGCCGAGCAGAAGCCCGCCGTGCCCACCGTTGCCGCCGTCCACGCCGGCAGCGAGCCCGTCACCACCGCGGCCACCATTGCCCCAGAGGCCGGCGTTACCGCCCTTTCCCCCGTTCGCACCGGCGCCACCGTTGCCGATGAGGATCCCGCCGGGACGGCCGTTGCAGGCGTCGCCGGCGCAGTCGGCTGCCGCGTCCGCTCCGTTGCCGATGAAGAACCCGAAGACACCTTCGAGGACGGTGACGATCGGCTCCGCCGACGGCGCCGCGCCCGCCGCACGTCCGAAGGCAGACCCGGATTCCCGTTGGCGATCGGACGGTTGCAGGACCAACAGCCGGGCCAGCGGAGATGCGGACTCGAAGACCGGCTCAGGCGAACCATCGCGAACACTGATCCGCTCGGTAGCGGCCACGGGCCCGCCGACAAGCGACGACGCAGAGGTCTCGGCGACGGCACGCTCGGAGGCCGCGCCCGACGCGCTGCCGGGCAGCTGGATCGTCACACCTTCGGTTGGCCGGATCGCGCTGTCCGCGAAGGTCACTGGTGCGGTCGACGCTGCGGGGGCGACGTCGACGGCTCGCGCAGCGATCGCGGACCCGGCTGGCGCCGACACGACCGTGGGATCGGGTGCCCGCAGGACCACCAGTTCTGCTCCGGCGATCACCACGCCAGTCACCGCGAGCGGCACGACAGCAAGGCGCAGACCACGCCCGATTGATGCATCATTATGTGCAGACACCGTTTCCCCCTACGCAAGCTTTGGCTGGTCGCCGTGGTTTGTGCATAAGGAACCACACCGTGGATTCGGGTCGCGTCGTCCGAATTGATGATCTTTTGGCGAAGCAGCGCCGGAAGGGGGGAGACGGGGATGGTCTCGATGGCCACGTTCTCTCATTTGGTCTCGTTGATCTATGCCGCATCGCTGACCCCGGCGAAGTGGGGCGAGGCGATCAGCGAGATCCACTCGACGCTCGCCCATTCGACAACCGGAACCGGGACCGTCCGCTCCACCGCGCTGTCGGTCACCGACGGGGCGCAGCGGACAGTCGTCGGGCACCTGCTTCCGGACGCGGAGAAACCCTACGACGAGTACTACGGCCGCATCGACCATGTGCTTCACACGGTCGAGCAGGGGGCTGTCGGCGTCCTGCGCACCGGTGAGGAGCTGCTGTCCACCCGAAAGACAACCGAATTCCACAACGACTGGATCCGCCCGAACGACATCGAGGCCGGCCTGTTCGTGCGGTTGACGCGGGGCGACCGAACGGCGAGCCTCGTCGTCGCCGGATCGCAGCGCAGACATCCCTTCGCCACCGACGATCGACGGCAACTCGTCAGCGCTCTCGTTCCCCACCTGCAGCAGGCGATCGACACACAGAGTCACATCGCCGTTCTGTCCGAGCGAGGCGCCCACCTCGCGGGCGCCGTCGACCGTCTGCCCCACGGCGTGGTGGTCCTCACCACGGACCGTTTGGTGGTGGAAGCGAACTCGGTCGCCGACGATCTTCTCGCGCAGCATGACGGGCTCGCGATCCGAGGTGGCACGTTGGTTGCGTCGGCGCCCAGAGCCCAACGCACCCTGGCTCGCCTGATCGATCAGGCGCTGGCGCACGGATTGCGCAGCGGCGGCTCTTTGACCTGTGAACGGCCTTCAGGCCGCCGAAGCTTCGTGGTGCACGTGGTTCCGCTCGACGCGACGGCCACCGATATCAAGAGCCGGCCTCTGGCGATGGTGCTGATCATCGATCCGACGCGCGAATCCCGGCCCGCTGCAGACGTTTTGCGGCAGCTGTACGGGATGAGCAGAGCGGAGGCAGCTGTCGCTTGCCTTGCCCTTCACGGTCAGGGGGTCCCTGCGATCAGTGAGCAGCTGATCCTGTCCTCGACCACGGTTCGCACGCACCTGCGAGCGATCTTCAGCAAGACGGGCACACACCGGCAGGCTGAACTCGTTCGCCTGCTCTCGACCGTCATCCCGCAGTGATCTCAGGCATACACGGCGGGTGCGGTCGGCTATTTCCTGCCCGGCCGACGCGCACCCTTGGCGATGCCAAGGCCTTTCACCGGTGGTTCGTCGCCGACGATGCGGGCCTCGCCGTTGCCTGAACCGTTGGTCGGCGTCGCGGGTTCAGGCGCGGCGTCTGGTTCGGCTTCCGCGGTCGGCTCGGGCTCGGGCTGCGGTTCGGCCTTGGGTGCGGCCGCAGGCGCCTTTCTGGCGCCGGGTCGCCGCGCACCCGGGGCGATTCCGAGGCCCTTGACCTCAGGCTCGGGTTTGGGCTCAAGCCCCATATCGGAGTCCGCGGTGTCCGCGGATTCCGTTCCCGCCTTTGCCTGATCCGGATCCGCGCCCGGCGGCTGCACAACCGTGCCCGCGTCCTCGTTGGGCGCCGCCTTCTGAGCCGGGGCCTTCTTCGCGCCCGGCCGGCGTGCGCCGGCGGCGATTCCGAGACCCTTGACCTCCGGCTCCGGCGCGGCGGGCGCACTGGGCGCCTCGGCCTCAGCCTCGGCCGGCGCGGAGGGTGCGGCGGCGGCAGGTGCCGCTGCGGTCTTCTTCGCGCCTGGGCGCTTGGCGCCGCCGGCGATTCCGAGACCCTTGACCTCCGGCTCGGCCTTGGCCGGGGCCGACTCGGTTACCGCGTCCGCCGCAGGTGCGGCCGCGGTCTTCTTGGCGCCGGGGCGTTTTGCGCCGCCGGCGATTCCGAGGCCCTTCGGTGCGGCCGCGGCCGGTGTGTCGCCACCCCCGGTGTCCGCTGCGGCTTTCTTGGCACCGGGGCGCTTGGCGGCTCCCGCGATCCCCAGACCGGTGACGGGCTTGGTCTCGGTGGCGGTGCTGGCCTCGACCTTCGCGGGTGCGGCAGCCTCCTCTTCGGCTTCCTCTGCCACGGCAGGAGCCTTCGCGGGCGCCTCGGCCGCGACGCGTGCCGCACGCTCCTCGGCTTCCTTTGCGGCCGTTCCCTTTTCGGGCAATGCGAAGTTGCCCTTGTCCAACGAACCCAGCAGCAGCTGGGCCACGTCGAGCACCTCGGGCTTCTCCACGTCCCGGTTCGCTGCGACGTCGTCGACACCGTCGGTCATCATCACGCGGCAGAACGGGCAGCCGGTCGCGATCGCCGACGCCCCGGTGTCCACCGCTTCCTCTGAGCGTTCGACGTTGACGCGCTTGCCGATGTGCTCTTCCATCCACATCCGGGCGCCGCCCGCGCCGCAGCACAGGCCGCGCTCGGCGTGACGGGGCATCTCGGTGAGCTTCGCGCCCGACGCGCCGATCAGCTCGCGCGGAGCCGAGTACTCCTTGTTGTGCCGGCCGAGATAACACGGGTCGTGATAAGTGATATCCATACCGCCGTCAGACGGTTTGACCGGAATCAGCTTCTTGTCGCGGAGTAACCGGTTCAGCAGCTGCGTGTGATGCAGCACCGTGTAGGTGCCGCCGAGCTGGGGGTATTCCCGGCCGAGGGTGTTGAAGCAGTGCGGGCAGGTGACGACGACCTTGCGGTCCACCCGCTCGACGCCCTCGAACAGCCCGTTGAGCGTTTCGACGTTCTGTGCGGCGAGCTGCTGGAACAGGAACTCGTTGCCCGAGCGGCGGGCCGAGTCACCGTTGCAGGTCTCACCTTCACCCAGCACCAGGTACTTGACGCCCGCGGCGGCCAGCAGTTCGGCGACCGCCTTGGTGGTCTTCTTCGCCCGGTCCTCGTACGCACCGGCGCACCCGACCCAGAACAGGTACTCGTAGCCGTCGAACGATTCGACGTCCTTGCCGAAGACCGGCACATCGAAGTCGACCTCGTCGATCCAGTTGGTGCGGTCCTTCGAGTTCTGCCCCCACGGATTGCCCTTGGACTCAAGGTTTTTGAACAGCACACCGAGTTCGCCCGGGAACTCCGACTCCATCATCACCTGGTAGCGGCGCATGTCGACGATGTGGTCGATGTGCTCGATGTCGACGGGGCACTGCTCGACGCAGGCGCCACAGGTGGTGCACGACCACAGCACGTCGGGATCGATGACGCCACCCTCCTCGAGGGTGCCGACCAGCGGGCGGGTCGCCTGCAGGGGCGAATCGGCGGGGATGCGCTCGAAACCGGATTCCGGAACGTGCTCGTGTGAGTGTTCCTCGCTCTTCTTCTCGCCGCGCACCTCCTCGCCGAGACCGCCCTCGGGCGTGTTCTCCAGCGGCGATTCCTTGCCGTCGAGGAAGTACGGTGCCTTGGCGAACATGTGGTCGCGCAGGTTCATGATCACGAGCTTCGGGGACAGCGGCTTGCCGGTGTTCCACGCCGGGCACTGCGACTGACAACGCCCGCACTCGGTGCAGGTGGTCATGTCGAGGAAGCCCTTCCAGGTGAAGTCCTCGATCTTTCCGCGACCCAGCACCGCATCCTCGGCGGGATCCTCGAAGTCCACGATCTCGCCCTTGGACTCGACGGGCAGCAGGGGGCCCAATCCGTTGGGCATCCGCTTGAACGTGACGTTGATCGGCGCCAGACCGATGTGCAGGTGCTTGGAGTGCAGCACGATCAGCAGGAAGACCAGCATGATCGCGATGTGTGCGAGCAGCGCGAAGGTCTCGATCCACTCATTCGCCGGCTCGCCCAGCGGGTGCAGGATCCAGCCCATGGCCTGGGAGAAGAACGCGCCGTCGCCGTAGGGCAGCGCTCCGGTGTTGACCGCCGCGCCGCGCACCAGCGCGTAGGTCCAGATGACGTTGAAGATCATGAACAGGATCAGCCAGGCGCCGCCGGTGTGAGAGCCGTAGAAGCGGGAGTCGCGGCCGTGCTTCTTCGGTTCGCGGACGATGCGGATGATCGAGAACGTGATGATGCCCAGCAGCACCGCGAGGGCGAAGAAGTCCTGCAGGAAGCCGAGCGCGTCCCACCGGCCGACGAACGGGATGTGGAAGTCGTGGTCCACGAGCTGGCCGAAAGCCTCGACGTAGACAGAACCGAGGATGAAGAAGCCCCACATGGTGAAGAAGTGGGCGATACCGGCGGTGTTCCAGCGGAGTAGCCGGGTCTGGCCGAACACTTCCTCGAACTGCGTGGTGATGCGCTTCTGGAGGTTGTCCTTGCGATTGTTGGACTCGCTCATCGGCTGCCCCGACCGGATCAGCTTGGTCAGCCACACCACGCGCTTTGCGGCCAATACACCGACGACGACGATCATCAACGCGCCGACGATGATCCTGATCAACATCTGCGTTTCCACGCGCATCCTCCGGTGACGTTGTTACCCGCTGGTAACTTATGCAATGTTACCGACGGGTAACTTTAGCTGGGTGCCTGCTCATAGTTACATCCCGTCCGGAAACAGCGCTACGAAGGCTGTCCTAACTGTTTGGAGAGGCGCGAGTCGGTCAGTTCGGCGCGGAGAGCATCGCCCGCAACATCGACAGCATCTCCGAGCGCGATTCCGCACCCAGCCGGCGACGAATCCGGGCGACGTGATGCTCGACGGTTTTCGCTGAGATGAACAATTGCGCCCCGATGTCGCGATAGGGCATGCCGTTGAGCAACAGCTCGGCGACCTCCCGCTCGCGGTCGGACAGCTGGGCCGCGGCAGGCCGGCGCGCGACCACCGGAGGCGCGGCCACACCGACGCGGTCGTCGGTCGGCGCGGCGAGCGGCAGCTCAGGGTTCGCGACCGTCTGCTTGAGATCGCGGGCGAGCTGCAGCATCACCTGCGACACCCGCGGGTCAGTGGTCTGCAACGCGGCCTGGCTCGCCAATCGGGTCGCGTCCGACGTGTGACCGAACCGTGCCAGCCCCCGCGCCGCGGTGCTCACCTCGTTGACGTCGACCTGGTTGGCCAGCACCCGAAGCCAGGTCCGTCCCGCGGTGGCCAGCGCCTTTGCGAACGAGCTGTGCGCTGCCGCCGCCGACAGCGCCTGGCCGTGCGGGGCGACCGCATCCGGTGAGTTGGCCAGGATCCCGGCGTGCACGCCTGCCCAGTGCAGCGGTGTCGACCAGAGCGCCGGCTCGCCCAGACCCGACAACAGGGCGAATGCCTCGTCGATCGCGTGCTGGAGTTGGTCCACCTGCCGCATCCGTGCGGCAGCGACCCACAGTTCGCCCAGCGGCAGCAGTGCGAACAGATCGACCGAGTACTCGGCGAGCACCTCCATCGCGGAATACCAGTGTTTCTGCATGGCGCCGGTGTCACCGCTGCGCCGGGCGACGGCAGTCTGCAGCGCAGTCGCCCACAGTGCGTCCCGCCGGTGCATCGAATCCCCGTCGGTCGGGACCGTGGCGTCGGCGGCAGGCAGCTGCCCGTCCTGCATGTACGCCCAGCCCAGCAGCAGCCGGTGCCGATGAGTGACGAAGATCGCATCGGCGGGGTCGGGCTGTCCGTCGCCGCGCACGGTGCGGCCGATCACGCTGCGTGCCCGTACCGGGTCACCACCGTGCAGCGCGGCCAGGGTGACGAGGGCGGCGGGAGTGTCCGGGACGACGGACGTCTGGCCGTAGTCGGTGCCGAGGGCCCGACTCAATCGCGCGATCGCGACGGGATAGGGCTGATCGAGGGTCAGCACGAGGCCTTCGGTGATGCTGCGGGCCGCTCGCGCGGTCGACGTCGGCGGGCCGGCGGTCTGCAACTCCGAAGCCGCTCGGGCCGCCGCCGCGTCCCCGGCAGCCAGCGCGGTGATCGAGGCCGCGGCGCCGATCGCGGCATCGGGAGGCGGGCCGAGCCAGCGGAACAGGTCGTTGGCCTGGGCGGCACGTCCGTCGTGAAGGGCGATGCTCGCCGCGATCCGCACCGCGGCGGCGCGCTCGCCCGGGTCAGCCGATGTGAGTAGGTCGTCGGCGAGCCGACCTGCCGTCGCGCAGTCGCCCGTCAAGGCCAGCGCATCCGCGAGCTGCGCGCTCAGCGCGGTGGCACCGGCGTCGGCTGCGGCCCGGTAGAGGCGCGCCGCGTCGGCGGGATGGTCCCGGACCCGCTCGGCAAGGTCGGTCAGCGCCGTGGCCAATCGTTCGTCGCGCAGACCGTGCTCGGCCAAGCGCAACGCCAGATCGGCGGTCAGGGTCGACAGCTCGACCTGGGAGCACAGCACGGACACCTCGATCTCGTGATGCCTTGCGGCACCGAGGATCTGGGCGATTGAATCGTGTACGACGGGGAGGAATCCCGAAGCGTGCGACGGGTCGATCAGTCCGCTGGCGCGGGCCCGGTCGACGGCGGCGGACGCAGCCTCCGAGGGCAGCCGCAGTGCGGCGGCGACATCGTCGGGTCCCAGGGCGGGACTCAGCGACGAGATGAGGAGCGTGTCGAGGATCCGTTCGTCGAGGCGGCGGAGACGCTCGATCAGTGCGAAACGTGCGGCTTGGCGGACGGCGGTCGACCCGTCACCCGCAGCCGACAGGGCGGGCCGCAGCAGAAACGGCAATCCCGCGGTCGCCGAGATCAGCGCGCGAACCAGGTCCGGTGTCGCAGGGGTGCCGAGCATCGCTGCCGCGGCCCGACCCACCTCGACGGGCGGTAACGGCCCCAGCACAACCGCGGGGTTCTCCCGTTCGAGCGCCGTGGTGAGGCGGCTGAGCGCCGGGTGATGCGCCAACGGTTGGCAGCCGATGACGACGGTGGCGGCCGGGTCGGCGACGACGAGTTCGGTGAGCCGGTCGAGGTCATCGCTGCTGAGAAGGTGCGCGTCGTCGACGACGATCGCGGCGGTGCCAGCGTCGCCGCGTCCCGGCGGCTGGGAGAGCACCGCCCGACCGGCATCTCGGAACGACGCGCGCATCGCGGCCAGCACCGTCGACTTGCCGGTGCCGATGCCACCGGTCACGAGCAATCTGGCCGGCGCACCGGGATCGGCGTCGACGGAAGCGATGGCCTCTCGGGAGGCCGCAGCGAGATCCGCCGGCCGAAGCAGCGCCGGACTCATCATCGCCGCAGATCAGGCGCCGTCGTCGGGAACGAGCGTCGGCGTCACCGGGTCGGGCGGATCGATCGTGGTCGGATCCGGTGGATCGACGGTGGTCGGATCCGGTGGCGGGGCCGTTGTGGTCGGCGGCGCCGTGGTCGTCGGCCGGGTGGTCGTCGGCCGAGTCGTGGTCGTGGTGGGCGCCGTCGTGGTGGTCGTTGTGGTTGTGGTCGTCGTCGTCGGCTGTGTGGTCGTGGTGGTGGGTGCCGTCGTGGTCGTGGTGGGTGGCGGAGGTGGCGGCTGGCTGACGGTGGTGGTGGCCACACCGTCGGGACCGACGGTGACCGTGGTGACCGGGGGTGGCAGCACGGGTGGAACGTCCTCGGCCGGAGTCGTGGTTGCGGTCTCGGTGACCGGGGTCGAGTCGCCGTCCGAGCCGGTCAGCGTCACCGCGAGGCCGCCCACCGCCAGCAGTGCCGCGGCAGCGGCAGCGGCGAACAGTAGAGGGGGCCTTTTGTACCAGGGCAGCGGAGCGGGTTCGTCGTCATATCCGTCGTCTCCGGGGGAGAACGCCACCGCAGGCCGGGCCGCCGTCGCTCCCGCTCCGGCGTAGGAAGCCGGGGAGGTGTAGTCGGCCCCGGTGTAGGGCAGCGGATCCCCGGCCGACTCGTCATCCTGTGACCAGGCCAACGCGCGGAAGGTCGCCGACGAGGCGCCGTCGTCGGCGGATTCGCTAGCGGCCAGTCCCGCCGCACCCGCGGCCCACGCTGCCGGCCCCATCGCGGTCGGCATGTCCGAAGCGGGAGCCATCCCGGTCGGCGCATCCGCGCTGAGGCTCTGGTTGGCGACCAGCGCTGCCCCGGCGGCGACGTTGAGCTGGGACTCGGGGGTGGTGACGACGGGTGCGCGCAGTCGTTCGGACAACCGCTGAGTCACCAGCGGGATCGCGGCGCCGCCGCCGACCGTGGCCACCGCCGAGACACTGTCCGCCGGGATTCCGTTGCGCTGCAACGTGTCTTCGACGGCATTCACCAGCCCGCCGAAGGGCATCGCCATCAGCTGCTCGAGTTCGGGGCGGGTCACCCGGATGTCGGAGCGGAACCCGGGAAGCTCTGCGGCGACCACCGTCGCGGTCTCCGCGGAGAGTCGTTCCTTGGCCCGGCGGCACTCGTCACGCAGCGATGCGAGCGACTCGACGGCGGAGGTGCCCGCGGGATCGGCCTTGTTCGCGTCGGCGATCCCCGCGAGCACGTGGTTGAGAAGCGCCTGGTCCAGCGCATCCCCCGAGAACTCCGGGTAGCGGACCGTCTGGCCGATGGCGTCGAGATTCGAACCGGCGTCGGCCAGCGAGATGCTCGATCCGCTGCCGCCGAGGTCAACCAGCACGATGACACCCTGGTCGGGCAGTCCGGGCGCGGCCTGCAGCGCCGCGAGCGCAGCCGTGGAATCGGGGATCAGCGCGGCGGGCACACCGTTGGGTGCCAGGCTCGGCCGGGTGCGCAGCGCGCCGCGCAGTGCGCCGACGGCTCCCGGCCCCCAGTGGGCGGGCACGGCGATGGCAACGGGCGAACCGCCGTCGACCGCCCGCGCCATCGCGTCGAGGGCTTCTGCGAGCACCTGCTCGCCGCGGTGGGCGGTGCCGTCCGCG from Mycobacterium sp. DL includes:
- the iniR gene encoding isoniazid response ATPase/transcriptional regulator IniR, which produces MMSPALLRPADLAAASREAIASVDADPGAPARLLVTGGIGTGKSTVLAAMRASFRDAGRAVLSQPPGRGDAGTAAIVVDDAHLLSSDDLDRLTELVVADPAATVVIGCQPLAHHPALSRLTTALERENPAVVLGPLPPVEVGRAAAAMLGTPATPDLVRALISATAGLPFLLRPALSAAGDGSTAVRQAARFALIERLRRLDERILDTLLISSLSPALGPDDVAAALRLPSEAASAAVDRARASGLIDPSHASGFLPVVHDSIAQILGAARHHEIEVSVLCSQVELSTLTADLALRLAEHGLRDERLATALTDLAERVRDHPADAARLYRAAADAGATALSAQLADALALTGDCATAGRLADDLLTSADPGERAAAVRIAASIALHDGRAAQANDLFRWLGPPPDAAIGAAASITALAAGDAAAARAASELQTAGPPTSTARAARSITEGLVLTLDQPYPVAIARLSRALGTDYGQTSVVPDTPAALVTLAALHGGDPVRARSVIGRTVRGDGQPDPADAIFVTHRHRLLLGWAYMQDGQLPAADATVPTDGDSMHRRDALWATALQTAVARRSGDTGAMQKHWYSAMEVLAEYSVDLFALLPLGELWVAAARMRQVDQLQHAIDEAFALLSGLGEPALWSTPLHWAGVHAGILANSPDAVAPHGQALSAAAAHSSFAKALATAGRTWLRVLANQVDVNEVSTAARGLARFGHTSDATRLASQAALQTTDPRVSQVMLQLARDLKQTVANPELPLAAPTDDRVGVAAPPVVARRPAAAQLSDREREVAELLLNGMPYRDIGAQLFISAKTVEHHVARIRRRLGAESRSEMLSMLRAMLSAPN
- a CDS encoding PGRS repeat-containing protein, encoding MVIAGAELVVLRAPDPTVVSAPAGSAIAARAVDVAPAASTAPVTFADSAIRPTEGVTIQLPGSASGAASERAVAETSASSLVGGPVAATERISVRDGSPEPVFESASPLARLLVLQPSDRQRESGSAFGRAAGAAPSAEPIVTVLEGVFGFFIGNGADAAADCAGDACNGRPGGILIGNGGAGANGGKGGNAGLWGNGGRGGDGLAAGVDGGNGGHGGLLLGNGGAGGNGGAGAVGGNGGHAGILLGNGGAGGNGGNGIAGSTGTSGDDGQDGARGDNGADGRDGSSGGVGAAGADGANGINPIGTPGEDGGDGFEGEGFESGLNGKDGNPGGNGGRGADDLGAAAGSQTAGNGGFGGNGTTGGNGGNGGRGGDAAVAYGAANGGAGGGGGNGGAGAAGQSGGDGQAGPTGSAGGNGDAGTAGLAGTDGTAGGRGKAGTAAGAGGKGGHGSWFFGRGGAGGSGGIGGNGGAGGNGGAGGDGGEGGTAGDGGDGGTGGIGGNGGRGGNGAAGGNGGNGGDGGNAETIIGPATGGAGGQGGAAGPGGAAGAGGKGGAAGQGGAAGQGGSGGEGGAAGQGGSGGAGGAGGRGGASGEGGDGGLFGGRGAAGQTGAGGQTGETGSAGANGTAGSAGADGRDGKTGNPGVAGNDGQSGSAGQAGQPGRDGNRGAED
- a CDS encoding (Fe-S)-binding protein; translation: METQMLIRIIVGALMIVVVGVLAAKRVVWLTKLIRSGQPMSESNNRKDNLQKRITTQFEEVFGQTRLLRWNTAGIAHFFTMWGFFILGSVYVEAFGQLVDHDFHIPFVGRWDALGFLQDFFALAVLLGIITFSIIRIVREPKKHGRDSRFYGSHTGGAWLILFMIFNVIWTYALVRGAAVNTGALPYGDGAFFSQAMGWILHPLGEPANEWIETFALLAHIAIMLVFLLIVLHSKHLHIGLAPINVTFKRMPNGLGPLLPVESKGEIVDFEDPAEDAVLGRGKIEDFTWKGFLDMTTCTECGRCQSQCPAWNTGKPLSPKLVIMNLRDHMFAKAPYFLDGKESPLENTPEGGLGEEVRGEKKSEEHSHEHVPESGFERIPADSPLQATRPLVGTLEEGGVIDPDVLWSCTTCGACVEQCPVDIEHIDHIVDMRRYQVMMESEFPGELGVLFKNLESKGNPWGQNSKDRTNWIDEVDFDVPVFGKDVESFDGYEYLFWVGCAGAYEDRAKKTTKAVAELLAAAGVKYLVLGEGETCNGDSARRSGNEFLFQQLAAQNVETLNGLFEGVERVDRKVVVTCPHCFNTLGREYPQLGGTYTVLHHTQLLNRLLRDKKLIPVKPSDGGMDITYHDPCYLGRHNKEYSAPRELIGASGAKLTEMPRHAERGLCCGAGGARMWMEEHIGKRVNVERSEEAVDTGASAIATGCPFCRVMMTDGVDDVAANRDVEKPEVLDVAQLLLGSLDKGNFALPEKGTAAKEAEERAARVAAEAPAKAPAVAEEAEEEAAAPAKVEASTATETKPVTGLGIAGAAKRPGAKKAAADTGGGDTPAAAAPKGLGIAGGAKRPGAKKTAAAPAADAVTESAPAKAEPEVKGLGIAGGAKRPGAKKTAAAPAAAAPSAPAEAEAEAPSAPAAPEPEVKGLGIAAGARRPGAKKAPAQKAAPNEDAGTVVQPPGADPDQAKAGTESADTADSDMGLEPKPEPEVKGLGIAPGARRPGARKAPAAAPKAEPQPEPEPTAEAEPDAAPEPATPTNGSGNGEARIVGDEPPVKGLGIAKGARRPGRK
- a CDS encoding pyridoxal phosphate-dependent aminotransferase produces the protein MDNRGRLLDVSTHQLPWHATGQHGRPRTFTQSSKLQDVLYEIRGPVHEHASRLEAEGHRILKLNIGNPAPFGFEAPDVIMRDIISALPYAQGYSDSKGIVSARRAVFTRYELVDGFPRFDIDDVYLGNGVSELITMTLQALLDNGDQVLIPAPDYPLWTASTSLAGGTPVHYLCDETQGWQPDIADLESKITDRTKAIVVINPNNPTGAVYPREVLTQIAELARKHELMLLADEIYDKILYDEAEHIAMASVAPDVLTLTFNGLSKAYRVAGYRSGWLVITGPKEHATSFIEGISLLANMRLCPNVPAQHAIQVALGGHQSIDDLVLPGGRLLEQRDVAWTQLNEIPGVSCVKPQGALYAFPRLDPEVYDIADDEQLVLDLLLQEKILVTQGTGFNWPTPDHLRIVTLPWARDLSNAIERLGNFLVSYRQ
- a CDS encoding helix-turn-helix transcriptional regulator, translating into MATFSHLVSLIYAASLTPAKWGEAISEIHSTLAHSTTGTGTVRSTALSVTDGAQRTVVGHLLPDAEKPYDEYYGRIDHVLHTVEQGAVGVLRTGEELLSTRKTTEFHNDWIRPNDIEAGLFVRLTRGDRTASLVVAGSQRRHPFATDDRRQLVSALVPHLQQAIDTQSHIAVLSERGAHLAGAVDRLPHGVVVLTTDRLVVEANSVADDLLAQHDGLAIRGGTLVASAPRAQRTLARLIDQALAHGLRSGGSLTCERPSGRRSFVVHVVPLDATATDIKSRPLAMVLIIDPTRESRPAADVLRQLYGMSRAEAAVACLALHGQGVPAISEQLILSSTTVRTHLRAIFSKTGTHRQAELVRLLSTVIPQ